The genomic region GGTGATTGTGGAGAGGCCGCTGCAGGTTTTCcatgtggaggtggaggtgaaggacATTAACGACAACCCGCCAAGGTTTTTCCGACAAGAacaaagattatttattttagaatcaaGAATAGCGGATTCCCGGTTTCCGCTAGAGGGCGCATCTGATATGGATATTGGAGCAAATGCAGAATTGAGGTACAAGTTAAATTCTAATGAATATTTTCATTTGGATGTGAAAAcaaatgaagaagaaacaaactttTTAGAGCTAGTATTGAAGAAGCCAGTAGATAGAGAAGAAACTCAAGAACAACATTTATTATTGATTGCAGTTGATGGAGGAAAACCCGAACTAACAGGTACTGTTCAGTTATTAATTAATGTATTGGATGCAAATGATAATGCCCCGGAATTTGATAAATCAATTTATAATGTTAGATTACTAGAAAATGTACCGAATGGGACGTTAGTTATTAAACTGAACGCCTCAGATGCAGATGAGGgtattaataaagaaatagtatACCTCTTTAGTAATCTTGTTCTTGATATTGTAAAATCTAAATTTACAATCAATTCTGATAGCGGGGTAATAACAGTAAAGGGAGAGCTGGATTATGAAGACTGCAatttatatgaaattaatattGATGCTGTAGATAAAAGTACATTTCCACTAACTGGACACTGCAAAGTAATAGTGAAACTCCTGGATGAGAATGATAATACTCCAGAGATGGTCATAACTTCTCTATCTCTGCCTATTCAAGAGGACGCTCCATTGGGCACTGTCATTGCCCTGATCAGTCTGTCCGACCTTGATTCCGGTGCCAACGGGCAGGTGACCTGCACCTTGTCGCCGCACGTTCCCTTCAAGCTGGTGTCCACCTTCAAGAATTACTATTCACTGGTGCTGGACAGCGCCCTGGACCGCGAGACATTGCCAAACTATGAGTTGCTGTTGACAGCGCGGGATGGGGGCTCTCCATCTCTGTCGACCACCGCCAGCATGTCCGTGGAGGTGGCCGACGTGAATGACAACGCGCCAACATTTGCGCAGCTCGAGTACACGGTGTTCGTGAAAGAGAACAACCCACCCGGCTGCCATATCTTCACCGTATCCGCGCAGGACTTGGACGCGCAGGAGAACGCGCTGGTGTCCTACTCGCTGGTGCAGCGGCGGGTGGGCGAGCGTGCGCTGTCGAGCTACGTGTCGGTGCACGCGGACAGCGGCAAGGTGTACGCGCTGCAGCCTCTGGACCACGAGGAGCTGGAGCTGCTGCAGTTCCAGGTGAGCGCGCGCGACGCGGGCGTGCCGCCTCTGGGCAGCAACGTGACACTACAGGTGTTCGTGTTGGACGAGAACGACAATGCGCCTGCGCTGCTGCCGCCTGGGGCTGGCGGAGTGGGTGACGCTGTGACCGAGCTGGTGTCCCGGTCGCTGGGCGCGGGCCAGGTGGTGGCGAAGGTGCGCGCGGTGGATGAGGATTCTGGCTACAACGCGTGGCTGTCTTATGAGCTGCAGCCAGCAGCGGGTGGTGCTCGCAACTCGTTCCGCGTGGGGCTGTACACGGGCGAGATCAGCACGACGCGCGCCCTGGACGATGCGGACGCGCCGCGCCAGCGCCTCCTGGTTCTAGTGAAGGACCATGGCGAGCCGCCTCTGACGGCCACAGCCACCGTACTGCTGTCGCTGGTGGACAGCGGCCAGGCGCCGAAGGCTTCTCGAGCGACTTCAGGCGCTGTGAGCACAGAGGCGGCGCTGGTGGATGTGAATGTGTACTTGATCATCGCCATCTGCGCAGTGTCCAGCCTGTTGGTGCTCACGCTGCTGCTGTACACGGCGCTGCGGTGCTCGGCGCCGCCCACCGACAACGCATGCGCACCGGGGAAGCCCACGCTGGTGTGCTCCAGCGCGGTGGGGAGCTGGTCGTACTCACAGGAGAGGCAGCAGAGGGTGTGCTCTGGGGAGGGCCCGCCCAAGACCGACCTCATGGCCTTTAGTCCCAGCCTTCCTCAGGGTCCCAGCACTGCAGACAACGTGAGTCGCGAATATTTTAttcacagtgattttttttatcataaatcttTAATATTAAGTAATTCATATTTTCCTCCatcatttcaattttaaataatgactttGTGCTTATCATTCTTTTATATGAAGTTCTCTGTTGGTACTAAGTTACTTCAAATCATGCTTATACTAAAATTCACTTTAATTTGTTGGAGATAATAGCTTTGCACTATAGTTTATTTCAGTATCAGCCCcccctttaaaacattttatagaaagtagagagagagagagaaagagagagaaggcggtgggaggaggagcaggaagcatcagcttataggtagttgcttgtcacatgtgccttgaccaggcaagcccaggacttcaaaccagtgacttcagcattccaggtcgacactccatccactgcacccccacaggccaggctgaatatttctttttttctttctttctttttttttttttttgtatttttccgaagctggaaacggggagagacagtcagacagactcccgcatgcgcccgaccgggatccacccggcacgcccaccagggggcgatgctctgctcaccagggggcgatgctctgcccctccggggcatcgctctgccgcaaccagagccactctagcgcctggggcagaggccaaggagccatctccagcgccggggccatctttgctccaatggagccttggctgcaggaggggaagagagagacagagaggaaggaggggggggtggagaagcaaatgggcacttctcctgtgtgccctggtcgggacttgaacccgggtcccccgcacgccaggccgacgctctaccactgagccaactggccagggcctttttttaaaaatttttttaagtttttttttcttttaagttttttttaaaattaatttttagagaggagagagagagagagagagagagagaaagagagaagggggagggaggagggaggagcaggaagcatcaactcccatatgtgccttgaccaggcaagcccagggttttgaactggtgacctcagcgtttccaggtcgacactttatccactgcgccaccacaggtcagaaatatttcaaatattgcaATATCTTGGTTATGTTTCTGGAGGTATTTTCTTCATATACAAATAAACTTCCTTCTCCTATTTTAATCCATAATATTAATATTGGTTTTCCTCTTGGCTTCTTTAATCAATATCTTGGTGATTTTAACATATCATTACTtaaggtaatatctcattttCTCCCAGATCCATGGTATCATATTTTGTGGATATATAATCACTCCCCTCCTTAACATCAACATTTAGTGGAGCAATGATTACTTTTGGTCCAACTTGCATTTTTTTCCACTTACAAATTATTTTGTTGGTGAGAAGTCATTGTGAAATCTCATACTTTGGAAAACTTTAACGTTTTGAAGGAGAAAATTTTGTTTatggttgcttttttgttttcagattaaaaaaataggtgtACCATGATACAAATATTCCTCTTGAGTTGGTTTTTTACCAATAAAATTGTGTAAACAATTTTAACAAAGCTGTACATTTGAATCTACCATATATGCAAGGATGCTTTCCATTTCAAATAGAGAATTCTTTTTCTACACTTGTTTAAAAAATGTGGGTTTAGTAGagttattatttcatatttcataTGATAGAAAGTAAATTCCCTTTTTgattgttttgcttatttttgcattctcacatgtatttaattttataaatacactTGTATTATACTACTCAAATATTTCTAATACCCCATTTCTTTGCTGCAATTCTAGAAATTGAGAGGAGAGTTCTCACCACTGTGTGAATTGGTGTTTAGCAAatagcagatttttaaaattcgagttaatttagtttaaaaatataaattatttgatttatgttctaaataaaatcctttttatttatttatattttttggggAAGAGGAAGTTGTTCTTAGACtgattaaatctttttttctctagctaatCTTCTCCTTTGACtagaatgaattttattttgtaaatacatAAACAACTATATAAGTTGTTTCTCATGAGAGAACCAACATTTTCCccatgttaatttattttgcataAGAGATTTCAgtaacattgtatttttttaaattaaagccaACAAACAGAATTATTATAATTGCTTCACTTAATTGGATTAAATTATAAACTTTCTAGAAATTGCTAGGAACTGCAATGGAATGATTTGATACTTTAACTCATTAGGAAGTTGAAATTTGAAGGGACTCTTCACTTAGgtaaaaatttatgaaacactttAACAAGTACAGAAAAACTTTAACCATAAGATATCTTTTGTTCAAGGCTTAATCTTCCTGCAAGCAAGGGAATCTTTTCATTTGGGGGTCATTATTGATTAGCAGATGAACTCTTTGTTTATCCATAATAACTGCAATGGAAAATCAGTGATAATAATTACTACATAGATGTAGGTTATCATTTCAAAGTGTAATTTATTGGAGAGAGCTTTGATTACAGTTGTCTGTGAGTATTTTACCCATATATCAAAATTTTGAGAAAGGGTGGGTGCTGGCATGTGTCCATTTGAAAAACCGTTTCTGTGCCTCTGATTTCTCTTTTTGAGAAAGAGTTTAATCACCTCTAGTTGATGACATTAAGAATGAATTCATGGTAAAATGGAAATTTGGGCTTTAATTTGATATGAAGATAACATATTTACAGGTAAAAATGGagacaattttataaaaagagcTTGAACAAAGATTGTATTGAAGAAGAAGATATTGTCTGCAGAATAGAGTTCACATTGATGAGTAGTTGAAATTAACACTGGAAAAGTTGGCTTGTGATCATATATCAGATAATGTAGAGGTGATCCTAACATCTTGGGATTTCTGAGTTTAGTGCAATTCAATAAAAACCATtgttataaagataaatatgGTGGTATGTGAAAAGAAAGGACTGTAGGTAGACTTTGAATAGGGCCGGTAAGGTAGAAGTgcaataaaaaagattatattgTTGACATGGAGAATATTCCT from Saccopteryx leptura isolate mSacLep1 chromosome 6, mSacLep1_pri_phased_curated, whole genome shotgun sequence harbors:
- the LOC136376026 gene encoding protocadherin alpha-5-like, with product MVYLQRRSKGVQHLLLSLLLLAAWEAGSGQVHYSVPEEAKHGTFVGRIAQDLGLELAELVPRLFRVASKERGDLLEVNLQNGILFVNSRIDREELCGRRAECSIHLEVIVERPLQVFHVEVEVKDINDNPPRFFRQEQRLFILESRIADSRFPLEGASDMDIGANAELRYKLNSNEYFHLDVKTNEEETNFLELVLKKPVDREETQEQHLLLIAVDGGKPELTEDAPLGTVIALISLSDLDSGANGQVTCTLSPHVPFKLVSTFKNYYSLVLDSALDRETLPNYELLLTARDGGSPSLSTTASMSVEVADVNDNAPTFAQLEYTVFVKENNPPGCHIFTVSAQDLDAQENALVSYSLVQRRVGERALSSYVSVHADSGKVYALQPLDHEELELLQFQVSARDAGVPPLGSNVTLQVFVLDENDNAPALLPPGAGGVGDAVTELVSRSLGAGQVVAKVRAVDEDSGYNAWLSYELQPAAGGARNSFRVGLYTGEISTTRALDDADAPRQRLLVLVKDHGEPPLTATATVLLSLVDSGQAPKASRATSGAVSTEAALVDVNVYLIIAICAVSSLLVLTLLLYTALRCSAPPTDNACAPGKPTLVCSSAVGSWSYSQERQQRVCSGEGPPKTDLMAFSPSLPQGPSTADNPHDVAVYHEVTSSSYSSTSSLLLHRLTSAE